A region of Cataglyphis hispanica isolate Lineage 1 chromosome 6, ULB_Chis1_1.0, whole genome shotgun sequence DNA encodes the following proteins:
- the LOC126850224 gene encoding SEC23-interacting protein-like isoform X2 gives MNNSSRKVKNPLLSAAGPGFPFDNYTENTLLVPVTPASAVLQNDAELDNFIGQEPANIQSQSPSKAQKNFPTDASFQSKENKDTVNQPAKSGYFTTILSSLPNLSLSSAKTDALGSQINQTIDNTSSGVVHEPNPYVFSQGHHDSQSEISGFIATNSQNPRSTNLSGFAAFGSTDTVSNPPPSLPQSGYAPVSYRLGNQRRLKYAPPPDLKTNNAKPSPAVQTFFPTQNVSAPPNILNPFKSEGSVQGNNSSVQQTSSLPEQLPKFEQLSGNSSLRNSFRLNPVATETTYNSSVAFTTQNQFSESSSVSTPSQFVSSLSRPIPAQILEPATPQNTPANVSFPGFTPYVNRDILPASNLDKEVAAFKKPNQSKSLSEFSRDGIPETTTESAHKASLITEETKATFTPILAAKVTEKLEHLLEQQKQDSSCVTTSETFPKIDEISSSISTELTKSFEAQSETPLATNEFIDESHKEKLNDVQEKTTQPGSDTWSDVFLGQEPAAESVICPEVHTDNNSVVTDNQAAESNIHLPQQYFQLQSTSMPSTAVYADRPADQRSSLNYIPPVQLPQSSFYNPAKPTEQSASVFFESTKPDGFLNFSQGTNINPSYGQPNTLIVDATKNSQQVQEKSAFNSTAINSTVHVPFWNADQSSQSQVLNVSNQPVYNVPSQSPTPTFYNPAQFTNELPKPLTFSHTYNQQSSQQQSYQNPPLYENTSGLQQSYTAHEDNTAYSSPAVSMVTAIPEPTGSATLNPTQMSVNAPIRTIPDTVPPSFQNWAAGSSDKLMQYRSVYHHWFYRKEVENKTLWLPFSMQDSLKLEEIHNSTDITPETIVATDGGRYDVDILRRQRTPVYWSGAPTEVRRCSWFFKGATESRYIPYNESTAVKLEEEYKQACLTNNWNRKVDLNNGEYVVFHSATVQVHYLQLSSPDLAGSWGNSAGTASRPRVVKRGVDEFNIDEGEPEKIDHLLFLVHGIGSVCDLKFRTVEEVVDEFRSISLQLVQSHYRTAGEQGIVNRIEVLPISWHTTLHSEDTGIDKKLQSITLESIPKLRHFTNDTLLDILFYTSPIYCQTIMRTVGSEINRLHFLFKERNPTFDGEIYLGGHSLGSLILFDLLCHQKPVKKEEEEEEEDEKNDENTGSDKEGDNDSIGPIKPMPAAVLKRRLSRKISYVVTGAAGTGQPYIHYPQLNFQPRAFFALGSPIGMFVTVRGIDTLGENFTLPTCPAFFNIFHPFDPVAYRIESLINPEAHKFRPMLIPHHKGRKRMHLELKETMARVGADLKQKLIDSVKNTWNSFYQLALFHKPDNQVLEREIDKVVEEQLQKQPNVPDQHNNDDGGANLKIGKLNGGRRIDYVLQEAPFEYINEYIFALTSHICYWESEDTMLLILKEIYGSRGIQTDAQLPQQTLSIERVSPSSSLSLANALSNNESNVGTSATGIDPTVPISGRPVGPPPKTGFIPKS, from the exons ATGAACAACTCATCGCGTAAAGTGAAAAACCCGTTGTTGTCCGCTGCTGGTCCTGGTTTTCCCTTCGACAATTATACGGAGAATACATTATTAGTACCAGTTACACCCGCGTCAGCCGTACTCCAAAACG ATGCCGAGCTCGACAACTTCATAGGACAGGAGCCGGCTAATATTCAATCTCAGTCTCCATCAAAAGCACAGAAGAATTTTCCCACGGATGCATCTTTTCAGTCAAAGGAAAACAAGGATACAGTGAATCAGCCAGCAAAATCTGGATATTTTACGACGATTCTTTCTTCTCTACCGAACTTGTCGCTGTCATCAGCTAAGACTGACGCTTTGGGATCGCAAATAAATCAAACAATCGATAATACTTCAAGCGGAGTGGTACACGAACCTAATCCTTACGTATTTTCGCAAGGACATCATGATTCTCAGTCGGAAATATCAGGATTTATAGCAACTAATTCTCAGAATCCTCGAAGTACAAACTTATCAGGATTCGCTGCTTTTGGTTCCACTGATACTGTATCGAATCCTCCGCCTAGTTTACCTCAGTCTGGTTATG cGCCCGTTTCTTATCGACTTGGTAATCAACGACGACTGAAGTATGCGCCTCCACCTGATTTAAAGACCAACAATGCAAAGCCGAGTCCAGCTGTGCAAACATTCTTTCCTACTCAAAATGTGTCTGCACCACCGAACATTTTAAATCCGTTTAAGTCGGAAGGATCGGTGCAGGGTAACAATTCTAGCGTACAACAGACTAGTTCTTTACCCGAACAGCTTCCAAAGTTTGAGCAGCTATCAGGAAATAGTTCTCTTCGTAACTCATTTCGACTCAATCCAGTTGCAACAGAAACCACGTATAACTCATCTGTAGCATTTACAACTCAGAATCAATTTTCCGAAAGTTCTTCCGTATCTACGCCATCGCAATTTGTTTCATCGTTATCAAGACCAATACCTGCACAAATATTGGAGCCCGCAACGCCACAGAACACTCCGGCGAACGTCTCATTCCCTGGCTTTACACCTTATGTGAATCGAGATATCCTACCGGCATCTAATTTAGACAAAGAAGTGGCTGCATTTAAAAAGCCAAATCAATCAAAATCATTGTCGGAATTTTCGAGAGACGGTATTCCCGAGACAACTACAGAATCTGCGCATAAAGCGTCATTGATAACGGAGGAGACAAAAGCGACATTTACTCCGATATTAGCAGCCAAGGTGACAGAAAAATTGGAACATTTACTGGAACAGCAAAAACAAGATTCTTCTTGCGTAACAACTTCGGAAACATTTCCAAAAATAGATGAGATTTCATCTAGCATTAGTACTGAATTAACGAAATCTTTCGAAGCGCAGAGCGAGACGCCGCTGGCTACAAATGAGTTCATCGATGAATCACACAAAGAGAAATTGAATGACGTTCAAGAGAAAACCACTCAGCCTGGAAGTGACACTTGGAGTGACGTATTTCTTGGGCAAGAGCCAGCGGCAGAATCTGTGATCTGCCCGGAAGTACATACGGATAACAATTCGGTTGTAACAGATAACCAAGCAGCTGAGTCGAACATACATTTGCCTCAACAATATTTCCAATTGCAATCGACATCTATGCCAAGCACTGCTGTATATGCAGACAGACCCGCAGATCAAAGATCAAGCTTGAATTACATACCGCCTGTTCAACTTCCGCAAAGCAGTTTTTACAATCCGGCAAAACCAACGGAACAGTCGGCGAGTGTATTCTTTGAATCGACAAAACCGGacggatttttaaatttttctcaggGGACGAATATAAATCCTTCTTACGGTCAACCAAATACCTTAATAGTTGATGCGACAAAAAATTCGCAACAAGTTCAAGAAAAATCGGCTTTTAATTCTACAGCGATTAATTCCACGGTTCATGTACCGTTTTGGAATGCCGATCAATCTTCTCAATCGCAAGTGTTAAACGTATCCAATCAGCCAGTATATAACGTGCCCAGCCAATCGCCAACGCCAACATTTTATAATCCTGCTCAATTTACAAATGAATTGCCTAAACCATTGACTTTTTCACATACATACAATCAACAATCTTCTCAACAGCAATCGTATCAAAATCCACCCTTGTACGAGAATACTAGTGGGTTACAACAATCTTATACTGCTCATGAAGATAATACTGCATATTCTTCGCCTGCAGTCTCGATGGTAACAGCAATACCTGAACCGACGGGATCAGCCACACTTAACCCTACTCAAATGTCGGTTAATGCGCCGATTCGTACTATACCAGATACCGTACCACCAAGTTTTCAAAATTGG GCTGCTGGATCTTCTGATAAACTTATGCAGTACAGATCGGTATACCATCATTGGTTCTACCGCAAAGAAGTGGAGAACAAAACACTATGGCTTCCGTTTTCGATGCAGGATAGTTTAAAGTTAGaagaaatacataattctACCGATATTACACCTGAAACTATAGTGGCTACTGATGGTGGTCGCTATGATGTCGATATTTTGCGTCGTCAAAGAACGCCCGTGTATTGGAGCGGTGCGCCTACCGAAGTTAGACGATGTTCTTGGTTTTTCAAAGGAGCAACTGAATCGAGATACATTCCTTACAACGAAAGTACTGCTGTAAAGCTCGAGGAGGAGTACAAACAAGCATGCCTTACGAACAATTGGAATCGAAAAGTTGATTTGAATAACGGAGAATATGTTGTCTTTCATAGCGCAACAGTCCAGGTTCATTATCTACAACTAAGTTCGCCCGATTTGGCAGGATCTTGGGGAAATAGTGCA GGTACTGCAAGTAGACCAAGAGTTGTCAAAAGAGGAGtcgatgaatttaatatagacGAGGGTGAGCCTGAAAAAATAGATCATCTCTTATTTCTCGTTCATGGAATAGGTAGTGTTTGCGATTTAAAATTTCGCACTGTAGAAGAAGTCG ttgATGAATTTCGAAGTATATCACTTCAATTGGTGCAGTCACATTATCGTACTGCGGGCGAGCAAGGAATCGTAAACAGAATAGAAGTTTTGCCAATCTCCTGGCATACGACACTTCATTCCGAAGATACAGGAATTGACAAAAAGTTGCAATCTATCACATTGGAAAGTATACCAAAGTTACGGCATTTTACTAACGATACTTTGCTCGATATACTTTTCTATACTAGTCCCATATATTGTCAAACTATTATGCGCACTGTTGGAAGTGAGATAAATAGATTGCACTTTCTattcaaagaaagaaatcCTACCTTTGATGGAGAAATATACTTAGGAGGTCATTCATTGGGCAGTTTAatcttatttgatttattgtgCCATCAAAAGCccgttaaaaaagaagaagaagaagaagaagaagacgagAAAAACGATGAAAATACCGGCAGTGATAAGGAAGgt GATAATGATAGTATTGGGCCTATTAAGCCAATGCCGGCAGCTGTTCTGAAAAGACGTCTTAGTAGAAAAATCAGTTATGTCGTAACGGGCGCTGCAGGAACTGGCCAACCTTACATACATTATCCGCAACTCAATTTTCAGCCGCGTGCCTTTTTTGCTCTCGGTAGTCCGATTGGCATGTTTGTAACGGTTCGCGGAATTGATACTCTTggagaaaattttactttacccACTTGTCCGGCTTTCTTCAACATTTTTCATCCTTTTGATCCGGTAGCTTATAGAATAGAGTCCTTGATTAATCCTGAAGCTCACAAATTTCGACCTATGCTGATACCACATCACAAAGGCAGGAAAAGAATGCATTTAG AATTAAAGGAAACGATGGCACGTGTCGGAGCAGATTTGAAACAAAAGTTAATTGATTCCGTAAAAAATACGTGGAACTCTTTCTATCAGTTAGCCTTATTTCATAAGCCAGACAATCAAGTATTGGAACGTGAGATCGATAAAGTTGTCGAGGAACAGTTACAGAAACAGCCTAATGTACCAGATCAACATAACAACGACGATGGTGGtgccaatttaaaaataggaaaacTTAACGGTGGTCGAAGAATAGATTACGTGCTTCAAGAAGCGccttttgaatatattaatgaatatatttttgctcttACAAGCCATATCTGTTACTG gGAATCTGAGGATACTATGCTCTTGAtactgaaagaaatatatggatCTAGAGGTATTCAGACAGATGCGCAACTTCCTCAGCAGACATTATCAATTGAGAGAGTGTCTCCATCGTCATCTTTGAGTTTAGCAAATGCATTGTCAAACAATGAAAGCAACGTAGGAACATCTGCTACGGGAATAGATCCTACAGTGCCCATATCAGGCAGACCTGTTGGTCCACCACCTAAGACTGGTTTTATACCAAAATCATGA
- the LOC126850270 gene encoding uncharacterized protein LOC126850270, protein MESRVYWLFVICYVACIIRKNALGVSTSVKVFTSINNASQSERDAGIFKTENTQFVQSIETKTRLNGITLKNDWSKFDIPLESLKDLSEMTKFSSDSLKARCSKYCTEQVKTGESDSVVKDINAEKDFNKILAEDTQKIKAMNISKKTEEFILRKDVPENIGNNQTNIYTIPVINKPKIRRPRFAHVFERSAEIMDENKRNNDDETMADDFSDILLPSVESTVAKNFINYSIFSLRAHNNSLTSYGDIKIPQNASKNSKAFNGKILASEQKIQSRSSEIASLNEDIDGNDMKLSTRDNVLQIHTQDSIQDFSTQFARNIGDSFERRKILLEINAKSNLIAVPGTTHRILFDVTNNCVLPVRYTYRARSSSFRITNIIPTNLWLYPGQTTNVAVDIVVPLDTQDTVNTLTLFIYGTEIPEKTVHVYVQNAISKVDNVKPTLDYTFNNNCAGKLDKDHCEKTFWSVDISVQDSDSGLKRVISIPNGGLYLRTKFISGTKDRVTFYYLSTCCSTTATITAIDISDNEYSRSIDVTVWDNLSQGEIAAIVLGALLLIFFIIFLIIAIVYCVSRRNSHDLSYTQRYGTRPPARSERTSF, encoded by the exons ATGGAATCACGCGTGTATTGGCTTTTTGTGATATGTTATGTGGCTTGCATTATACGCAAAAATGCACTCGGTGTATCAACTTCCGTAAAAGTTTTCACGTCGATTAATAACGCCTCTCAATCGGAGAGAGATGCGGGGAtatttaaaacagaaaatacGCAATTTGTGCAATCAATCGAGACAAAAACGAGATTGAATGGAATTACTCTAAAAAATGACTGGTCTAAATTTGACATTCCGTTAGAATCTCTGAAGGATCTATCtgaaatgacaaaattttcaaGCGATTCTTTAAAAGCAAGATGTTCTAA GTACTGCACAGAACAGGTGAAAACTGGCGAAAGCGATTCTGTTGTTAAAg acATCAATGCAGAAAaggactttaataaaatattagctgAAGacacacaaaaaattaaagcaatgaatataagtaaaaaaactgaagagtttattttaagaaaa GATGTTCCCGAGAATATT GGCAACAATCAaaccaatatatatacaatacctGTAATAAATAAACCTAAAATAAGAAGACCAAGGTTCGCTCATGTATTCGAGAGATCGGCAGAAATTAtggatgaaaataaaagaaataatgacGACGAAACAATGGCAGATgatttttctgatatattaTTGCCTTCGGTGGAGTCTACTGTAGCGAAAAACTTTATCAATTATTCGATTTTCTCTCTACGCGcacataataattctttaacgAGTTATggtgatattaaaattccaCAAAATGCATCAAAGAATAGCAAGGcatttaatggaaaaatattagctTCA gaacaaaaaattcaatcgCGATCATCGGAAATTGCATCATTAAATGAAGATATCGATGGAAACGATATGAAATTATCTACTAGAGATAATGTATTGCAAATACATACACAGGATAGCATTCAAGATTTTTCAACGCAATTTGCTAGAAATATTGGAGATTCTTttgaaagaaggaaaataCTGCTAGAAATTAATGCCAAAAGTAACTTGATTGCTGTACCAGGAACAACACACAGAATACTATTTGATGTGACAAATAACTGCGTGCTTCCAGTGAGATACACATATCGAGCAAGAAGTTCATCATTTAGAATAACCAACATAATACCAACTAA CTTATGGTTATATCCAGGACAGACAACTAATGTAGCCGTGGATATCGTTGTACCATTGGATACTCAAGACACTGTCAATACCCTCACATTGTTTATCTATGGTACGGAAATACCGGAAAAGACAGTACATGTTTACGttcaaaatgcaatttccAAG GTTGATAATGTAAAACCGACACTTGATTATACgttcaataataattgtgcTGGTAAACTGGACAAAGATCATtgtgaaaaaacattttggaGTGTTGACATCAGCGTTCAAGATTCCGATTCAG gttTAAAACGCGTTATATCGATTCCGAATGGAGGACTATATCTACGAACTAAATTTATAAGCGGCACAAAAGACCGTGtcacattttattacttatcaaCGTGCTGCTCAACAACAGCTACTATTACGGCAATAGATATATCAGACAATGAGTATTCTCGTAGCATCGACGTCAcag TATGGGACAATCTATCGCAAGGAGAGATAGCAGCTATCGTACTTGGAGcattattactaatattttttataatatttcttattattgcaATAGTTTATTGCGTTAGTAGAAGAAATAGTCACGATCTGTCTTACACACAAAGATATGGTACTAGACCGCCTGCTAGATCCGAAAGAACAAGCTTCTAA
- the LOC126850224 gene encoding uncharacterized protein LOC126850224 isoform X1, giving the protein MNNSSRKVKNPLLSAAGPGFPFDNYTENTLLVPVTPASAVLQNDAELDNFIGQEPANIQSQSPSKAQKNFPTDASFQSKENKDTVNQPAKSGYFTTILSSLPNLSLSSAKTDALGSQINQTIDNTSSGVVHEPNPYVFSQGHHDSQSEISGFIATNSQNPRSTNLSGFAAFGSTDTVSNPPPSLPQSGYAPVSYRLGNQRRLKYAPPPDLKTNNAKPSPAVQTFFPTQNVSAPPNILNPFKSEGSVQGNNSSVQQTSSLPEQLPKFEQLSGNSSLRNSFRLNPVATETTYNSSVAFTTQNQFSESSSVSTPSQFVSSLSRPIPAQILEPATPQNTPANVSFPGFTPYVNRDILPASNLDKEVAAFKKPNQSKSLSEFSRDGIPETTTESAHKASLITEETKATFTPILAAKVTEKLEHLLEQQKQDSSCVTTSETFPKIDEISSSISTELTKSFEAQSETPLATNEFIDESHKEKLNDVQEKTTQPGSDTWSDVFLGQEPAAESVICPEVHTDNNSVVTDNQAAESNIHLPQQYFQLQSTSMPSTAVYADRPADQRSSLNYIPPVQLPQSSFYNPAKPTEQSASVFFESTKPDGFLNFSQGTNINPSYGQPNTLIVDATKNSQQVQEKSAFNSTAINSTVHVPFWNADQSSQSQVLNVSNQPVYNVPSQSPTPTFYNPAQFTNELPKPLTFSHTYNQQSSQQQSYQNPPLYENTSGLQQSYTAHEDNTAYSSPAVSMVTAIPEPTGSATLNPTQMSVNAPIRTIPDTVPPSFQNWAAGSSDKLMQYRSVYHHWFYRKEVENKTLWLPFSMQDSLKLEEIHNSTDITPETIVATDGGRYDVDILRRQRTPVYWSGAPTEVRRCSWFFKGATESRYIPYNESTAVKLEEEYKQACLTNNWNRKVDLNNGEYVVFHSATVQVHYLQLSSPDLAGSWGNSAGSEDTTYLQGTASRPRVVKRGVDEFNIDEGEPEKIDHLLFLVHGIGSVCDLKFRTVEEVVDEFRSISLQLVQSHYRTAGEQGIVNRIEVLPISWHTTLHSEDTGIDKKLQSITLESIPKLRHFTNDTLLDILFYTSPIYCQTIMRTVGSEINRLHFLFKERNPTFDGEIYLGGHSLGSLILFDLLCHQKPVKKEEEEEEEDEKNDENTGSDKEGDNDSIGPIKPMPAAVLKRRLSRKISYVVTGAAGTGQPYIHYPQLNFQPRAFFALGSPIGMFVTVRGIDTLGENFTLPTCPAFFNIFHPFDPVAYRIESLINPEAHKFRPMLIPHHKGRKRMHLELKETMARVGADLKQKLIDSVKNTWNSFYQLALFHKPDNQVLEREIDKVVEEQLQKQPNVPDQHNNDDGGANLKIGKLNGGRRIDYVLQEAPFEYINEYIFALTSHICYWESEDTMLLILKEIYGSRGIQTDAQLPQQTLSIERVSPSSSLSLANALSNNESNVGTSATGIDPTVPISGRPVGPPPKTGFIPKS; this is encoded by the exons ATGAACAACTCATCGCGTAAAGTGAAAAACCCGTTGTTGTCCGCTGCTGGTCCTGGTTTTCCCTTCGACAATTATACGGAGAATACATTATTAGTACCAGTTACACCCGCGTCAGCCGTACTCCAAAACG ATGCCGAGCTCGACAACTTCATAGGACAGGAGCCGGCTAATATTCAATCTCAGTCTCCATCAAAAGCACAGAAGAATTTTCCCACGGATGCATCTTTTCAGTCAAAGGAAAACAAGGATACAGTGAATCAGCCAGCAAAATCTGGATATTTTACGACGATTCTTTCTTCTCTACCGAACTTGTCGCTGTCATCAGCTAAGACTGACGCTTTGGGATCGCAAATAAATCAAACAATCGATAATACTTCAAGCGGAGTGGTACACGAACCTAATCCTTACGTATTTTCGCAAGGACATCATGATTCTCAGTCGGAAATATCAGGATTTATAGCAACTAATTCTCAGAATCCTCGAAGTACAAACTTATCAGGATTCGCTGCTTTTGGTTCCACTGATACTGTATCGAATCCTCCGCCTAGTTTACCTCAGTCTGGTTATG cGCCCGTTTCTTATCGACTTGGTAATCAACGACGACTGAAGTATGCGCCTCCACCTGATTTAAAGACCAACAATGCAAAGCCGAGTCCAGCTGTGCAAACATTCTTTCCTACTCAAAATGTGTCTGCACCACCGAACATTTTAAATCCGTTTAAGTCGGAAGGATCGGTGCAGGGTAACAATTCTAGCGTACAACAGACTAGTTCTTTACCCGAACAGCTTCCAAAGTTTGAGCAGCTATCAGGAAATAGTTCTCTTCGTAACTCATTTCGACTCAATCCAGTTGCAACAGAAACCACGTATAACTCATCTGTAGCATTTACAACTCAGAATCAATTTTCCGAAAGTTCTTCCGTATCTACGCCATCGCAATTTGTTTCATCGTTATCAAGACCAATACCTGCACAAATATTGGAGCCCGCAACGCCACAGAACACTCCGGCGAACGTCTCATTCCCTGGCTTTACACCTTATGTGAATCGAGATATCCTACCGGCATCTAATTTAGACAAAGAAGTGGCTGCATTTAAAAAGCCAAATCAATCAAAATCATTGTCGGAATTTTCGAGAGACGGTATTCCCGAGACAACTACAGAATCTGCGCATAAAGCGTCATTGATAACGGAGGAGACAAAAGCGACATTTACTCCGATATTAGCAGCCAAGGTGACAGAAAAATTGGAACATTTACTGGAACAGCAAAAACAAGATTCTTCTTGCGTAACAACTTCGGAAACATTTCCAAAAATAGATGAGATTTCATCTAGCATTAGTACTGAATTAACGAAATCTTTCGAAGCGCAGAGCGAGACGCCGCTGGCTACAAATGAGTTCATCGATGAATCACACAAAGAGAAATTGAATGACGTTCAAGAGAAAACCACTCAGCCTGGAAGTGACACTTGGAGTGACGTATTTCTTGGGCAAGAGCCAGCGGCAGAATCTGTGATCTGCCCGGAAGTACATACGGATAACAATTCGGTTGTAACAGATAACCAAGCAGCTGAGTCGAACATACATTTGCCTCAACAATATTTCCAATTGCAATCGACATCTATGCCAAGCACTGCTGTATATGCAGACAGACCCGCAGATCAAAGATCAAGCTTGAATTACATACCGCCTGTTCAACTTCCGCAAAGCAGTTTTTACAATCCGGCAAAACCAACGGAACAGTCGGCGAGTGTATTCTTTGAATCGACAAAACCGGacggatttttaaatttttctcaggGGACGAATATAAATCCTTCTTACGGTCAACCAAATACCTTAATAGTTGATGCGACAAAAAATTCGCAACAAGTTCAAGAAAAATCGGCTTTTAATTCTACAGCGATTAATTCCACGGTTCATGTACCGTTTTGGAATGCCGATCAATCTTCTCAATCGCAAGTGTTAAACGTATCCAATCAGCCAGTATATAACGTGCCCAGCCAATCGCCAACGCCAACATTTTATAATCCTGCTCAATTTACAAATGAATTGCCTAAACCATTGACTTTTTCACATACATACAATCAACAATCTTCTCAACAGCAATCGTATCAAAATCCACCCTTGTACGAGAATACTAGTGGGTTACAACAATCTTATACTGCTCATGAAGATAATACTGCATATTCTTCGCCTGCAGTCTCGATGGTAACAGCAATACCTGAACCGACGGGATCAGCCACACTTAACCCTACTCAAATGTCGGTTAATGCGCCGATTCGTACTATACCAGATACCGTACCACCAAGTTTTCAAAATTGG GCTGCTGGATCTTCTGATAAACTTATGCAGTACAGATCGGTATACCATCATTGGTTCTACCGCAAAGAAGTGGAGAACAAAACACTATGGCTTCCGTTTTCGATGCAGGATAGTTTAAAGTTAGaagaaatacataattctACCGATATTACACCTGAAACTATAGTGGCTACTGATGGTGGTCGCTATGATGTCGATATTTTGCGTCGTCAAAGAACGCCCGTGTATTGGAGCGGTGCGCCTACCGAAGTTAGACGATGTTCTTGGTTTTTCAAAGGAGCAACTGAATCGAGATACATTCCTTACAACGAAAGTACTGCTGTAAAGCTCGAGGAGGAGTACAAACAAGCATGCCTTACGAACAATTGGAATCGAAAAGTTGATTTGAATAACGGAGAATATGTTGTCTTTCATAGCGCAACAGTCCAGGTTCATTATCTACAACTAAGTTCGCCCGATTTGGCAGGATCTTGGGGAAATAGTGCA GGTTCAGAGGACACTACATATTTACAGGGTACTGCAAGTAGACCAAGAGTTGTCAAAAGAGGAGtcgatgaatttaatatagacGAGGGTGAGCCTGAAAAAATAGATCATCTCTTATTTCTCGTTCATGGAATAGGTAGTGTTTGCGATTTAAAATTTCGCACTGTAGAAGAAGTCG ttgATGAATTTCGAAGTATATCACTTCAATTGGTGCAGTCACATTATCGTACTGCGGGCGAGCAAGGAATCGTAAACAGAATAGAAGTTTTGCCAATCTCCTGGCATACGACACTTCATTCCGAAGATACAGGAATTGACAAAAAGTTGCAATCTATCACATTGGAAAGTATACCAAAGTTACGGCATTTTACTAACGATACTTTGCTCGATATACTTTTCTATACTAGTCCCATATATTGTCAAACTATTATGCGCACTGTTGGAAGTGAGATAAATAGATTGCACTTTCTattcaaagaaagaaatcCTACCTTTGATGGAGAAATATACTTAGGAGGTCATTCATTGGGCAGTTTAatcttatttgatttattgtgCCATCAAAAGCccgttaaaaaagaagaagaagaagaagaagaagacgagAAAAACGATGAAAATACCGGCAGTGATAAGGAAGgt GATAATGATAGTATTGGGCCTATTAAGCCAATGCCGGCAGCTGTTCTGAAAAGACGTCTTAGTAGAAAAATCAGTTATGTCGTAACGGGCGCTGCAGGAACTGGCCAACCTTACATACATTATCCGCAACTCAATTTTCAGCCGCGTGCCTTTTTTGCTCTCGGTAGTCCGATTGGCATGTTTGTAACGGTTCGCGGAATTGATACTCTTggagaaaattttactttacccACTTGTCCGGCTTTCTTCAACATTTTTCATCCTTTTGATCCGGTAGCTTATAGAATAGAGTCCTTGATTAATCCTGAAGCTCACAAATTTCGACCTATGCTGATACCACATCACAAAGGCAGGAAAAGAATGCATTTAG AATTAAAGGAAACGATGGCACGTGTCGGAGCAGATTTGAAACAAAAGTTAATTGATTCCGTAAAAAATACGTGGAACTCTTTCTATCAGTTAGCCTTATTTCATAAGCCAGACAATCAAGTATTGGAACGTGAGATCGATAAAGTTGTCGAGGAACAGTTACAGAAACAGCCTAATGTACCAGATCAACATAACAACGACGATGGTGGtgccaatttaaaaataggaaaacTTAACGGTGGTCGAAGAATAGATTACGTGCTTCAAGAAGCGccttttgaatatattaatgaatatatttttgctcttACAAGCCATATCTGTTACTG gGAATCTGAGGATACTATGCTCTTGAtactgaaagaaatatatggatCTAGAGGTATTCAGACAGATGCGCAACTTCCTCAGCAGACATTATCAATTGAGAGAGTGTCTCCATCGTCATCTTTGAGTTTAGCAAATGCATTGTCAAACAATGAAAGCAACGTAGGAACATCTGCTACGGGAATAGATCCTACAGTGCCCATATCAGGCAGACCTGTTGGTCCACCACCTAAGACTGGTTTTATACCAAAATCATGA